From the genome of Halostella limicola, one region includes:
- the narH gene encoding nitrate reductase subunit beta, with protein sequence MTAQDGETVDIADGVDHQVAMVMDLNKCVGCQTCTVACKSLWTEGGGRDYMYWNNVETKPGKGYPRDWEEKGGGWKSDEHSERQPGQIPDQEDYGESWEFNHEEIMYDGSDRPLRPDGDPEWGPNWDEDRGAGEYPNSYYFYLPRICNHCTHPSCVEACPRKAIYKREEDGIVLIDQERCRGYRYCVEGCPYKKVYYNAAQKTSEKCIFCYPRIEGEGPDGETFAPACAEDCPPQLRLVGFLDDEEGPIYKLVEEYEVALPLHPEYRTQPNVYYIPPYAPPQHSEDGETVDVDRIPRTYLEELFGERVHDALDTIERERDKVNRGGSSELLDMLTDTNPARKYRLEVFD encoded by the coding sequence ATGACCGCGCAGGACGGCGAGACGGTCGACATTGCGGACGGCGTCGACCATCAGGTTGCGATGGTGATGGACCTCAACAAGTGCGTCGGCTGCCAGACGTGTACGGTCGCGTGCAAGTCGCTGTGGACGGAAGGCGGCGGCCGCGACTACATGTACTGGAACAACGTCGAGACCAAGCCCGGGAAGGGCTACCCGCGCGACTGGGAGGAGAAAGGCGGCGGCTGGAAGTCGGACGAGCACAGCGAGCGCCAGCCGGGTCAGATCCCGGACCAGGAGGACTACGGCGAGTCGTGGGAGTTCAACCACGAGGAGATCATGTACGACGGGAGCGACCGGCCGCTCCGGCCCGACGGCGACCCCGAGTGGGGGCCGAACTGGGACGAGGACCGGGGGGCCGGCGAGTATCCCAACTCGTACTACTTCTACCTCCCGCGCATCTGCAACCACTGCACGCACCCCTCCTGCGTCGAGGCGTGTCCGCGCAAGGCCATCTACAAGCGCGAGGAGGACGGCATCGTCCTGATCGACCAGGAGCGCTGCCGCGGCTACCGCTACTGCGTCGAGGGCTGTCCCTACAAGAAGGTGTACTACAACGCGGCCCAGAAGACGTCCGAGAAGTGCATCTTCTGTTACCCCCGCATCGAGGGGGAAGGGCCCGACGGCGAGACGTTCGCCCCGGCCTGCGCGGAGGACTGTCCGCCGCAGTTGCGGCTGGTCGGCTTCCTCGACGACGAGGAGGGGCCGATCTACAAGCTGGTCGAGGAGTACGAGGTCGCGTTGCCGCTTCACCCGGAGTACCGCACCCAGCCGAACGTCTACTACATCCCGCCGTACGCGCCGCCGCAGCACTCCGAGGACGGCGAGACGGTCGACGTCGACCGCATCCCGCGCACGTACCTCGAGGAGCTGTTCGGCGAGCGGGTCCACGACGCGCTCGACACCATCGAGCGGGAGCGCGACAAGGTGAACCGCGGCGGCTCCAGCGAACTGCTCGACATGCTCACCGACACGAACCCAGCACGCAAGTACAGACTGGAGGTGTTCGACTGA
- a CDS encoding nitrate reductase subunit alpha: MTRNDITDETTEVPDGEEHASDGPEVGDPPGDPADSGGAVSRRSFLEGVGIASVLGLGGASAAGDGLLGMNGLQTVDDPIGDYPYREWEDLYRDEWDWDSVARSTHSVNCTGSCSWNVYVKNGQVWREEQAGDYPRFDESLPDPNPRGCQKGACYTDYVNADQRVKHPLKRVGERGEGKWQRVSWDEALTEIAEHVVDEVQAGRYDAISGFTPIPAMSPVSFASGSRLINLLGGVSHSFYDWYSDLPPGQPITWGVQTDNAESADWYNADYLMAWGSNVNVTRIPDAKYFLEAGYDGAKRVGVFTDYSQTAIHTDEWISPDSGTDTALALGMARTIVDEGLHDEAHLKEQTDMPLLVREDTGKFLRASDVPAVDTDADRPEWMLLMVDDEGRLREAPGSLGERDGQKDYSKSIELDFDPRLDAERTVETTDGTVRVRTVWNELRDELAEYDPETVHEETGVGRETHQRIAREFAAADKAKIIHGKGVNDWYHNDLGNRAIQLLVTLTGNLGEQGTGLDHYVGQEKIWTFHGWKTLSFPTGNVRGVPTTLWTYYHAGILDNTDPDTAAKIRESIDEGWMPVYPEEREDGSRPDPTTMFVWRGNYFNQAKGGVAVEEELWPKLDLVVDINFRMDSTALYSDIVLPTASHYEKHDLSMTDMHTYVHPFTPAVEPLGEAKTDWQIFRELAAKIQEVATERGVDPVPDRKFDREIDLQSVHDDYVRDWSTDEEGALAEDRAACEYILDHSEESNPADSDEQITFADTVEQPQRLLEAGDHWTSDIEDGEAYAPWKDFVQDKNPWPTVTGRQQYYVDHDWFLELGEQLPTHKEGPSETGGDYPMEYNTPHSRWAIHSTWRDSEKMLRLQRGEPTVFLSPEDAEERGIEDGDAVEVFNDMGSVEVQAKLYPSGDPGTVRHFFSWEKFQYPSRNNFNTLVPMYMKPTQLVQYPEDTGEHLYFFPNYWGPTGVNSDVRVDVRKKGGDD, translated from the coding sequence ATGACTCGAAACGACATCACCGACGAGACGACAGAGGTACCGGACGGCGAGGAGCACGCGAGCGACGGCCCCGAAGTGGGCGACCCGCCGGGCGATCCGGCGGACTCCGGCGGGGCGGTCTCCCGCCGCAGCTTCCTGGAGGGCGTCGGCATCGCGTCGGTGCTCGGCCTCGGGGGCGCGTCGGCCGCCGGCGACGGGCTGCTCGGGATGAACGGACTGCAGACCGTCGACGACCCCATCGGCGACTACCCCTACCGCGAGTGGGAGGACCTCTACCGCGACGAGTGGGACTGGGACTCGGTCGCGCGCTCGACCCACAGCGTCAACTGCACCGGCAGTTGCTCGTGGAACGTCTACGTGAAGAACGGGCAGGTCTGGCGCGAGGAGCAAGCGGGCGACTACCCGCGCTTCGACGAGAGCCTCCCCGACCCGAACCCGCGCGGCTGCCAGAAGGGCGCCTGTTACACCGACTACGTCAACGCCGACCAGCGGGTCAAACACCCGCTCAAGCGCGTCGGCGAGCGCGGCGAGGGCAAGTGGCAGCGCGTCTCGTGGGACGAGGCGCTCACCGAGATCGCCGAACACGTCGTCGACGAGGTGCAGGCCGGCCGCTACGACGCGATCAGCGGGTTCACGCCGATCCCGGCGATGAGTCCCGTCTCCTTCGCCAGCGGCTCCCGGCTGATCAACCTGCTCGGCGGCGTCTCCCACTCGTTCTACGACTGGTATTCGGACCTGCCGCCGGGCCAGCCGATCACGTGGGGCGTCCAGACCGACAACGCCGAGAGCGCCGACTGGTACAACGCCGACTACCTGATGGCGTGGGGGTCGAACGTCAACGTCACGCGCATCCCCGACGCGAAGTACTTCCTCGAAGCGGGGTACGACGGCGCGAAGCGCGTCGGCGTGTTCACCGACTACTCCCAGACGGCGATCCACACCGACGAGTGGATCAGTCCCGACTCCGGCACTGACACCGCGCTGGCGCTGGGGATGGCCCGCACCATCGTCGACGAGGGACTGCACGACGAGGCCCACCTGAAGGAGCAGACGGACATGCCGCTGCTGGTCCGCGAGGACACCGGGAAGTTCCTCCGCGCGAGCGACGTACCCGCCGTCGATACCGACGCCGACCGGCCCGAGTGGATGCTCCTCATGGTCGACGACGAGGGGCGGCTCCGGGAAGCGCCGGGGTCCCTCGGCGAGCGGGACGGCCAGAAGGACTACTCGAAGAGCATCGAACTGGACTTCGACCCCCGGCTCGACGCCGAGCGGACGGTCGAGACGACGGACGGCACCGTGCGGGTCCGGACGGTGTGGAACGAGCTCCGCGACGAACTCGCCGAGTACGACCCCGAGACGGTCCACGAGGAGACGGGGGTCGGCAGGGAGACCCACCAGCGGATCGCCCGGGAGTTCGCCGCGGCGGACAAGGCGAAGATCATCCACGGGAAAGGCGTCAACGACTGGTACCACAACGACCTGGGCAACCGCGCCATCCAGCTGCTCGTCACGCTGACCGGCAACCTCGGCGAGCAGGGGACCGGGCTCGACCACTACGTCGGCCAGGAGAAGATCTGGACGTTCCACGGCTGGAAGACGCTCTCCTTCCCGACCGGGAACGTCCGTGGCGTGCCGACGACGCTGTGGACCTACTACCACGCCGGCATCCTCGACAACACCGACCCTGACACCGCTGCGAAGATACGGGAGTCGATCGACGAGGGGTGGATGCCCGTCTACCCCGAGGAGCGCGAGGACGGCTCCCGACCGGACCCGACGACGATGTTCGTCTGGCGGGGGAACTACTTCAACCAGGCGAAAGGCGGGGTCGCGGTCGAGGAGGAGCTGTGGCCGAAGCTCGATCTCGTCGTCGACATCAACTTCCGGATGGACTCGACGGCGCTGTACAGCGACATCGTGCTGCCGACCGCGAGCCACTACGAGAAGCACGACCTGTCGATGACGGACATGCACACCTACGTGCACCCGTTCACGCCCGCGGTGGAACCGCTGGGCGAGGCGAAGACGGACTGGCAGATCTTTCGCGAACTCGCCGCGAAGATCCAGGAGGTCGCCACAGAGCGCGGGGTCGACCCCGTGCCCGACCGGAAGTTCGACCGGGAGATCGACCTCCAGTCGGTCCACGACGACTACGTCCGCGACTGGTCGACCGACGAGGAGGGGGCGCTCGCGGAGGACCGCGCCGCCTGCGAGTACATCCTCGACCACTCCGAGGAGTCGAACCCCGCCGACAGCGACGAGCAGATCACGTTCGCGGACACGGTCGAGCAGCCCCAGCGCCTGCTGGAGGCGGGCGACCACTGGACCTCGGACATCGAGGACGGCGAGGCGTACGCGCCGTGGAAGGACTTCGTGCAGGACAAGAACCCGTGGCCGACCGTCACCGGCCGGCAGCAGTACTACGTCGACCACGACTGGTTCCTCGAACTCGGCGAGCAGCTGCCGACGCACAAGGAGGGACCGTCGGAGACGGGCGGCGACTACCCGATGGAGTACAACACGCCCCACAGCCGCTGGGCGATCCACTCGACGTGGCGGGACAGCGAGAAGATGCTGCGGCTCCAGCGCGGCGAGCCGACCGTCTTCCTCAGCCCCGAGGACGCCGAGGAGCGGGGCATCGAGGACGGCGACGCCGTCGAGGTGTTCAACGACATGGGGTCGGTCGAGGTGCAGGCGAAGCTCTACCCGTCCGGCGACCCCGGCACGGTCAGGCACTTCTTCTCCTGGGAGAAGTTCCAGTATCCGAGCCGGAACAACTTCAACACGCTCGTCCCGATGTACATGAAGCCGACCCAGCTGGTGCAATACCCGGAGGACACCGGGGAACACCTCTACTTCTTCCCCAACTACTGGGGGCCGACCGGCGTCAACAGCGACGTCCGCGTCGACGTGCGGAAGAAGGGAGGTGACGACTGA
- a CDS encoding cytochrome b: protein MSRSDRLAERAADAGGRAYDWLDVRFGLDSGREFLGKAFPAEDSFLLGEIALFCFLMLVLTGMFLGMFFEPSTSEVEYEGSVAEYQGEEVPEAFASVLQITYDVPFGMFIRRMHHWAAHLFVASIGLHMLRVFFTGAYRNPREPNWIVGTGLAGLAMGAAYTGYALPFDEFAATATGIGYNLATSVPFAGELLGKAFFGGEFPSSATIPRLYFLHVLVIPAAITVLLAVHMGILVRQKHTEAPRDDDVRGPPPTADEGTAPDGGPATVDESDDSVVVGLPAFPNQAAVSAVVFFLTLATLAILAGFLPVHNIAEYGPNDPAGTPELIMPDWFLMWVYGFLKLLPAWMSFTIPVVGVHVSTEFVGGVLLPTLVFGAVALWPFVDYHEEPVHFTASPLDRPWQTAVGVAAVQTIMIASIAGMNNLLARALGVGTGAVNQVLTVALLVVPLASGLLTYRVLRDEGEPSERGDAAEVADDD from the coding sequence ATGTCCCGGTCCGACAGGCTCGCGGAGCGGGCGGCCGACGCCGGCGGGCGCGCGTACGACTGGCTCGACGTGCGGTTCGGCCTGGACAGCGGCCGCGAGTTCCTCGGGAAGGCGTTCCCGGCCGAGGACTCGTTCCTGCTGGGCGAGATCGCGCTGTTTTGCTTCCTGATGCTCGTCCTGACGGGGATGTTCCTGGGGATGTTCTTCGAGCCGTCGACCAGCGAGGTCGAGTACGAGGGCAGCGTCGCCGAGTACCAGGGCGAGGAGGTGCCGGAGGCGTTCGCGAGCGTCCTGCAGATCACCTACGACGTGCCGTTCGGGATGTTCATCCGGCGGATGCACCACTGGGCGGCGCACCTGTTCGTCGCCTCGATCGGGTTGCATATGCTCAGGGTGTTTTTCACCGGGGCGTACCGCAACCCCCGCGAGCCGAACTGGATCGTCGGCACCGGTCTCGCCGGGCTGGCGATGGGCGCGGCCTACACGGGCTACGCGCTCCCGTTCGACGAGTTCGCCGCGACGGCGACGGGCATCGGCTACAACCTCGCCACGTCGGTCCCGTTCGCGGGGGAGCTGCTCGGGAAGGCGTTCTTCGGCGGGGAGTTCCCGTCGAGCGCGACCATCCCGCGGCTGTACTTCCTCCACGTGCTCGTCATCCCCGCGGCCATCACCGTGTTGCTCGCGGTCCACATGGGGATCCTCGTCCGCCAGAAGCACACCGAAGCGCCGCGCGACGACGACGTGCGTGGGCCCCCGCCGACCGCCGACGAGGGGACGGCCCCGGACGGCGGCCCGGCGACCGTCGACGAGAGCGACGACAGCGTCGTGGTCGGGCTGCCGGCGTTCCCGAATCAGGCCGCTGTCAGCGCCGTCGTGTTCTTCCTGACGCTGGCGACGCTGGCGATTCTGGCGGGCTTTCTCCCCGTCCACAACATCGCGGAGTACGGCCCGAACGACCCCGCCGGGACGCCGGAGCTCATCATGCCGGACTGGTTCCTGATGTGGGTGTACGGCTTCCTGAAGCTGCTGCCCGCGTGGATGAGCTTCACGATCCCGGTCGTCGGCGTGCACGTGTCGACGGAGTTCGTCGGCGGCGTGTTGCTCCCGACGCTGGTGTTCGGCGCCGTCGCCCTCTGGCCGTTCGTCGACTACCACGAGGAGCCGGTCCACTTCACGGCGAGCCCGCTCGACCGCCCGTGGCAGACCGCCGTCGGCGTCGCGGCCGTCCAGACCATCATGATCGCCTCCATCGCGGGGATGAACAACCTGCTCGCGCGGGCGCTCGGCGTCGGGACCGGCGCCGTGAACCAGGTTCTCACCGTCGCGCTGCTGGTCGTCCCGCTCGCCTCGGGCCTGCTGACCTACCGCGTCCTGCGGGACGAAGGCGAGCCGAGCGAACGGGGAGACGCCGCGGAGGTGGCCGACGATGACTGA
- a CDS encoding QcrA and Rieske domain-containing protein, whose protein sequence is MGHDTPNSEPNDCDGGCTDCPGDGGGRHHPSIFTDARASIARRDYAKLFATVGGLTAVGSLAAPLAGLTRVFDRSYTGPVYSDGINLVDGEGNRVGESALSEGERMTVFPEPRPGIERAPTLLVRHPEDAYGGETKMEYTVSGYAAYSKVCTHAGCMVSNEEGETLVCPCHFGKFDPTDGAAVVGGPPERALPQLPITLSGDGNLIATGDFDGPVGPGGD, encoded by the coding sequence ATGGGACACGACACACCGAACTCCGAACCGAACGACTGCGACGGCGGCTGTACCGACTGTCCGGGCGATGGCGGCGGACGGCATCACCCGAGCATCTTCACCGACGCGCGGGCGTCGATAGCCCGGCGCGACTACGCGAAGCTGTTCGCCACCGTCGGGGGGCTGACGGCGGTCGGGAGCCTCGCGGCCCCGCTCGCCGGGCTGACGCGCGTGTTCGACCGGTCGTACACCGGTCCGGTCTACTCGGACGGCATCAACCTCGTCGACGGCGAGGGGAACCGGGTCGGCGAGTCGGCGCTGTCGGAGGGCGAGCGCATGACCGTCTTCCCCGAGCCGCGACCGGGGATCGAGCGGGCCCCGACGCTGCTCGTCCGGCACCCGGAGGACGCCTACGGCGGCGAGACGAAGATGGAGTACACCGTCTCCGGCTACGCGGCCTACTCGAAGGTCTGTACGCACGCCGGCTGTATGGTGTCGAACGAGGAGGGCGAGACGCTCGTCTGCCCGTGTCACTTCGGGAAGTTCGACCCGACGGACGGCGCGGCCGTGGTCGGGGGGCCGCCGGAGCGGGCGCTGCCGCAGTTGCCGATCACGCTCTCCGGCGACGGGAACCTGATCGCCACTGGCGATTTCGACGGGCCGGTCGGCCCGGGTGGTGACTGA
- a CDS encoding helix-turn-helix domain-containing protein — MGDSIRAEIRVDHPSECQIASVSLEASSVRSISRSATPVGDAVTEEFTVQTDADVDGDEMDEIFSYDAESVYRFSRDQGQGCVCELVESHDIPIQTVRAKEGSLFIAFFVTDLDELRAIVSDLRADFDGVSLRRLTRSEGPKSDESLVYVDRNELTDRQREVLATAHDLGYFDHPKRANATEVSEELGINRSTFAEHLAAAQSTLLDTVLDA, encoded by the coding sequence ATGGGAGACAGCATACGGGCCGAGATCCGGGTCGACCACCCCTCGGAGTGTCAGATCGCCTCCGTCTCGCTGGAGGCGTCCTCGGTTCGGTCTATCTCGCGAAGCGCCACGCCCGTCGGGGACGCGGTCACCGAGGAGTTCACCGTCCAAACCGACGCCGACGTCGACGGCGACGAGATGGACGAGATCTTCAGCTACGACGCCGAGAGCGTCTACCGGTTCTCCCGCGACCAGGGGCAGGGCTGCGTCTGCGAACTCGTCGAGTCCCACGACATCCCTATCCAAACGGTCCGGGCGAAGGAGGGGTCGCTCTTCATCGCCTTCTTCGTCACTGACCTCGACGAACTGCGCGCGATCGTCTCCGACCTCCGCGCGGATTTCGACGGCGTCAGCCTCCGCCGACTCACCCGGTCCGAGGGGCCGAAGTCGGACGAGAGCCTCGTGTACGTCGACCGCAACGAACTCACCGACCGGCAGCGGGAGGTGCTCGCGACGGCACACGATCTGGGGTATTTCGACCACCCGAAGCGCGCGAACGCGACCGAGGTGTCAGAGGAACTCGGGATCAACCGGTCGACGTTCGCCGAACACCTCGCCGCGGCGCAGTCGACCCTGCTCGATACCGTCCTCGACGCCTGA
- a CDS encoding DUF7560 family zinc ribbon protein, giving the protein MSRFTFDCPECSVETEVDDEVRSEILNAGCVLCRASVGSDDFSRIDAETTR; this is encoded by the coding sequence GTGTCCCGATTCACGTTCGACTGTCCGGAGTGTAGCGTCGAGACGGAGGTCGACGACGAGGTCCGTTCGGAGATCCTGAACGCCGGTTGCGTGCTGTGTCGGGCGTCGGTCGGGTCCGACGACTTCTCGCGGATCGACGCCGAGACGACGCGGTGA
- a CDS encoding winged helix-turn-helix domain-containing protein, whose product MSVSISLQRSVPDDDGDRDRFDREAIVGLLDDDDAVCLFRSATDPKTVSTLADECDVPLSTAYRKVEKLEDAGLIGEVARGLADASEPARYRRTVDAVTVTLRDGVSVECAVAVGRDPARSQ is encoded by the coding sequence ATGTCGGTGAGCATCTCACTCCAGCGCTCGGTCCCGGACGACGACGGCGACCGGGACCGCTTCGACCGGGAGGCGATCGTCGGGCTGCTCGACGACGACGACGCCGTGTGCCTGTTCCGGAGCGCCACGGACCCGAAGACGGTGTCGACGCTGGCCGACGAGTGCGACGTCCCGCTGTCGACGGCGTACAGGAAAGTGGAGAAACTCGAAGACGCCGGACTGATCGGAGAGGTTGCGCGGGGGCTCGCGGACGCGTCGGAGCCGGCGCGGTACCGGCGCACGGTCGACGCCGTGACGGTGACGCTGCGCGACGGCGTGAGCGTCGAGTGCGCCGTCGCGGTGGGACGGGACCCGGCCCGCTCTCAGTAA
- a CDS encoding electron transfer flavoprotein subunit beta/FixA family protein has protein sequence MNDQWTVVVGVKQVPDEDDVSLDPDTGTLDRADAEAILNRPDRNALEAALRIKDEVGARVVAVTMGPPMATPVLEAAVAMGCDDAVLVTDRAFAGSDTWPTSLVLAATADYLDADVVVCGEETTDSSTGQVPPGIAAHNGWAQLTYVEELDPLPEDEQIAARRDVEGGHERVVADLPVVVAVAYGENEPRTAGLHRKIHAENEFEPVELTADDLGVDEDAVGLAASPTQVGGMETVEPVERERERVETPSELVGALADEGVM, from the coding sequence ATGAACGATCAATGGACGGTCGTCGTCGGCGTCAAGCAGGTACCCGACGAGGACGACGTGTCGCTCGACCCCGACACCGGGACCCTCGACCGCGCCGACGCCGAGGCGATACTGAACCGACCGGACCGCAACGCGCTGGAGGCCGCACTCCGGATCAAAGACGAGGTGGGCGCGCGCGTGGTCGCGGTGACCATGGGCCCGCCGATGGCGACGCCGGTTCTGGAGGCGGCCGTCGCGATGGGCTGTGACGACGCGGTGCTGGTGACCGATCGGGCGTTCGCCGGCAGCGACACCTGGCCGACGAGTCTCGTCCTCGCGGCGACCGCGGACTACCTCGACGCCGACGTCGTGGTCTGCGGCGAGGAGACCACCGACTCCTCGACGGGGCAGGTGCCGCCGGGCATCGCCGCGCACAACGGCTGGGCGCAACTGACCTACGTCGAGGAGCTCGACCCGCTTCCCGAGGACGAACAGATCGCGGCCCGCCGCGACGTGGAGGGCGGCCACGAACGGGTCGTCGCCGACCTGCCGGTGGTCGTCGCCGTCGCCTACGGAGAGAACGAGCCGCGGACCGCCGGGCTCCACCGGAAGATACACGCCGAAAACGAGTTCGAACCGGTCGAGCTCACCGCCGACGACCTCGGCGTCGACGAGGACGCGGTCGGCCTCGCCGCCTCGCCGACGCAGGTCGGCGGGATGGAGACGGTCGAGCCCGTCGAACGGGAGCGCGAACGCGTCGAAACGCCGTCGGAGCTCGTCGGGGCGCTCGCCGACGAGGGGGTGATGTAG
- a CDS encoding electron transfer flavoprotein subunit alpha/FixB family protein yields the protein MPVDVDEYEDVWVFVEEHDGDVAPVSWELLAEARDLAAELGEDLVALVIGEDVDDVAREALRRGADRVLVADDPVFEPYRADPYGEQFRHLVEERRPDVVLIGGTHTGRDFAGRVAVPAHAGLTADCTELGIDEDGHLEARRPAFGGNVLATIKCENHRPQMATVRSGVFEAAEPDPDRDGEIERVDVIVDEADTLTSVLDRSVGETADITDADRIVAAGGGTEGDLDPVLDLADALDAELAASRKAVDEGWVGHDRQVGQTGKTVRPDLYVAVGVSGAVQHVEGMNDSDVVVAINDDPNAPIFDHADYGIVGDLFEVCPELVDLLEDADDPTEVPA from the coding sequence ATGCCGGTGGACGTCGACGAGTATGAGGACGTCTGGGTGTTCGTCGAGGAGCACGACGGCGACGTCGCCCCCGTCTCGTGGGAACTGCTCGCCGAGGCGCGGGACCTCGCGGCCGAACTCGGGGAGGACCTCGTCGCGCTGGTGATCGGGGAGGACGTCGACGACGTCGCCCGCGAGGCGCTCCGCCGGGGCGCCGACCGGGTGCTCGTCGCCGACGACCCCGTCTTCGAGCCGTACCGCGCGGACCCGTACGGCGAGCAGTTCCGACACCTCGTCGAGGAGCGGCGGCCGGACGTCGTCCTCATCGGCGGGACCCACACCGGGCGGGACTTCGCCGGGCGCGTCGCGGTTCCGGCACACGCCGGCCTCACCGCGGACTGCACGGAACTGGGCATCGACGAGGACGGGCACTTGGAGGCCCGCCGCCCGGCGTTCGGCGGCAACGTCCTGGCGACGATCAAGTGCGAGAACCACCGCCCGCAGATGGCCACCGTGCGATCGGGCGTGTTCGAGGCCGCAGAGCCCGACCCCGACCGGGACGGAGAGATTGAGCGCGTCGACGTGATCGTCGACGAGGCGGACACGCTGACGTCGGTGCTCGATCGGTCCGTCGGGGAGACGGCCGACATCACCGACGCTGACCGGATCGTCGCCGCGGGCGGCGGGACCGAGGGCGACCTCGACCCCGTACTGGACCTCGCGGACGCGCTCGACGCCGAACTCGCCGCGAGCCGGAAGGCCGTGGACGAGGGCTGGGTCGGTCACGACCGACAGGTCGGTCAGACCGGCAAGACGGTTCGACCCGACCTCTACGTCGCGGTCGGGGTCTCGGGGGCCGTCCAGCACGTCGAGGGGATGAACGACAGCGACGTCGTGGTGGCGATCAACGACGACCCGAACGCGCCGATCTTCGACCACGCGGACTACGGCATCGTCGGCGACCTGTTCGAGGTGTGTCCCGAACTGGTCGACCTGTTAGAGGACGCCGACGACCCGACGGAGGTACCAGCATGA
- a CDS encoding FAD-dependent oxidoreductase → MTTDRETETGGTDSEHDGSAGGLPSDRTASNPNYDGAFDAVVVGAGLAGSAAAVTMAREGLDVLVIERGASPGAKNVFGGVLYTPTIRELVDLDDAPLERYVAEKRFGVLSTEDETAVSLRPGEWHAEPHNDSYTVLRGDFDEWFAEQAVDAGATLVTETTVTGLLRDDDGTVVGVETDRPDGELRAPMVVLAEGGNSLVSEGADLKGRPDRGDVAVAVKEVLEFPDSDDAIADRFRLSDDAGASYHYFGEGAVGDAFGGAFIYTNDDTVSVGLAYRIEDAVTGQPDPERTLDRFKSHPAVAPLVRGGRTIEYAAKTIPEGGADAIPELVHDGAVVVGDAAGLVLNNGVHLEGTNMAVESGYHAGRTVASALADDRTDAAALRAYPESLNESFVVQNLEHYEWLMETVREDRDLLFRDLPRAVADAGEEYFRIDRQPKALHAENAKTRLLRTVGGWRGAAKLAWRYRKVIS, encoded by the coding sequence ATGACCACGGACCGAGAGACCGAGACTGGGGGGACCGACTCCGAGCACGACGGTTCCGCCGGCGGACTTCCGTCCGACCGCACGGCGTCGAACCCGAACTACGACGGCGCGTTCGACGCGGTCGTCGTCGGCGCCGGCCTCGCGGGAAGCGCCGCGGCGGTCACGATGGCCCGGGAGGGACTCGACGTGCTCGTGATAGAGCGGGGCGCGTCGCCCGGCGCGAAGAACGTGTTCGGCGGCGTGCTGTACACGCCGACGATCCGGGAACTCGTCGACCTCGACGACGCGCCGCTGGAGCGCTACGTCGCGGAGAAGCGCTTCGGCGTCCTCTCGACCGAGGACGAGACGGCCGTCTCGCTCCGACCCGGCGAGTGGCACGCCGAACCGCACAACGACTCCTACACCGTGTTGCGCGGCGACTTCGACGAGTGGTTCGCCGAGCAGGCGGTCGACGCCGGGGCGACGCTCGTCACCGAAACGACGGTGACGGGGCTCCTGCGAGACGACGACGGGACGGTGGTCGGCGTCGAGACGGACAGACCGGACGGCGAGCTTCGCGCGCCGATGGTCGTCCTCGCGGAGGGCGGGAACTCGCTCGTCAGTGAGGGCGCCGACCTCAAGGGACGCCCCGACCGGGGCGACGTGGCCGTCGCGGTGAAGGAGGTGCTGGAGTTTCCCGATAGCGACGACGCCATCGCGGACCGGTTCCGCCTGTCCGACGACGCCGGGGCGTCCTACCACTACTTCGGCGAGGGGGCGGTCGGCGACGCGTTCGGCGGCGCGTTCATCTACACGAACGACGACACGGTCAGCGTCGGCCTCGCCTACCGGATCGAGGACGCGGTGACGGGACAGCCGGACCCGGAGCGGACGCTCGACCGGTTCAAGTCCCACCCCGCCGTCGCCCCGCTCGTCAGGGGCGGCCGCACCATCGAGTACGCCGCCAAGACGATCCCGGAGGGCGGCGCCGATGCCATCCCGGAACTCGTCCACGACGGTGCGGTCGTCGTCGGCGACGCCGCCGGCCTCGTGCTCAACAACGGGGTCCACCTCGAAGGGACGAACATGGCCGTGGAGAGCGGCTATCACGCGGGGCGGACGGTGGCAAGCGCACTGGCGGACGACCGGACCGACGCGGCCGCCCTGCGGGCGTACCCCGAGTCGCTGAACGAGTCGTTCGTCGTACAGAACCTCGAACACTACGAGTGGCTGATGGAGACCGTGCGGGAAGACCGCGACCTGCTGTTCCGCGACCTGCCGCGCGCCGTCGCCGACGCCGGCGAGGAGTACTTCCGCATCGACCGTCAGCCGAAGGCGCTCCACGCGGAGAACGCGAAGACTCGCCTCCTCCGAACCGTCGGGGGGTGGCGCGGCGCGGCGAAACTGGCCTGGCGCTACCGCAAGGTGATCTCATGA